The Burkholderiales bacterium genome includes a window with the following:
- a CDS encoding DUF1330 domain-containing protein: MAKGYWIVRVDIADPERYKQYIAANAKPLARYGARFLVRGGAFESVEGSARSRNAVIEFPSYRAALDCWRSPEYQQAMSLRVPVSTADLVIIEGYDGPQPA, encoded by the coding sequence ATGGCAAAGGGCTACTGGATCGTCCGCGTCGACATCGCGGATCCCGAACGCTACAAGCAATACATCGCCGCGAACGCGAAACCGCTGGCCCGGTACGGCGCGCGCTTTCTCGTCAGGGGCGGCGCGTTCGAGAGCGTCGAAGGCTCGGCCCGCTCGCGCAACGCCGTCATCGAATTTCCGAGCTACCGGGCCGCGCTGGACTGCTGGCGCTCGCCCGAGTATCAGCAGGCGATGAGCCTGCGCGTGCCGGTCTCGACGGCGGACCTCGTCATCATCGAAGGGTACGACGGTCCGCAGCCCGCGTGA
- a CDS encoding IS66 family transposase: MSTPTALHAATLDEVAHWSAQEVLGQVRGLLDTLRSSEERNARLQRDVESLKHQLEWFRRQIFGSTSERRIVPPDALQLHLGELLAVPEPAPVPPTQSVPAHTRRVPRSDLAATGHDESSLFFDESRVPVRVIEVPNAEAQGLRPEQYEVIGQKVSHRLAQQPGSYVVLKYVRPVIKRRDTQALSCPPAPAGVIEGSRADVSLLAGLLIDKMQWHLPLHRQHQRMVQAGIQVSRGWLTEITAQAVGLLEPIYDAQLESIRGSRVKAIDETPIKAGRSAPGKMKACYFWPVYGELDEVCFPFFATRAHASVEAILGLQPRRDAVLLSEGYGAYAAYAEKTGIAHAQCWAHCRREFFKAQAVEPELAGQALARIGRIYAIEEDIRVRKLADANKHLHRLTHSKLEVEAFFEWVRQRLEDQALLPTSRFVQALGYAHARRHALSLFLGDPELPVDTNHLERSLRPIPLGRKNWMFSWTELGARQIGIVQSLLVTCQLHDINAYDYLVDVLQRVDRHPATEVEQLTPRLWKQHFAHQRLRSEIERLAL, from the coding sequence ATGTCGACACCGACCGCGCTGCACGCCGCCACCCTCGACGAGGTGGCGCACTGGTCGGCGCAGGAAGTGCTCGGTCAAGTGCGCGGCCTACTCGACACGCTGCGCAGCAGCGAAGAGCGCAACGCCCGGTTGCAGCGCGACGTGGAGTCGCTCAAGCACCAGCTCGAGTGGTTTCGCCGGCAGATCTTCGGCAGCACCAGCGAGCGGCGCATCGTGCCACCCGACGCCTTGCAACTGCACCTGGGCGAGCTGCTGGCGGTGCCCGAGCCAGCACCGGTGCCACCGACCCAGTCGGTACCCGCGCATACGCGACGAGTGCCACGGAGCGACTTGGCCGCCACCGGCCACGACGAGTCGAGCCTGTTCTTCGACGAGTCCCGGGTGCCGGTGCGGGTGATCGAGGTGCCCAACGCCGAAGCGCAGGGGTTGCGCCCCGAGCAGTACGAGGTGATCGGGCAGAAGGTATCGCACCGCCTCGCGCAGCAGCCCGGCAGCTACGTGGTGCTCAAATACGTGCGGCCGGTGATCAAGCGCCGCGACACGCAGGCGCTGTCGTGCCCGCCGGCACCGGCGGGGGTGATCGAGGGCAGCCGTGCCGACGTGAGCCTGCTCGCCGGCCTGCTGATCGACAAGATGCAGTGGCACCTGCCGCTGCACCGGCAGCACCAGCGCATGGTGCAGGCCGGGATTCAGGTCAGCCGCGGCTGGCTCACCGAGATCACGGCGCAGGCGGTCGGGCTGCTCGAGCCGATCTACGACGCACAGCTCGAATCGATCCGCGGCTCGCGGGTGAAGGCGATCGACGAGACGCCGATCAAGGCGGGGCGCTCGGCGCCGGGCAAGATGAAGGCCTGCTACTTCTGGCCGGTGTACGGCGAGCTCGACGAGGTGTGCTTTCCGTTCTTCGCGACCCGCGCGCACGCGAGTGTCGAGGCGATCCTGGGCTTGCAGCCGCGCCGCGATGCGGTGCTGCTGAGCGAAGGCTACGGCGCCTACGCGGCCTACGCCGAGAAGACCGGTATCGCCCACGCGCAGTGCTGGGCCCATTGCCGGCGCGAGTTCTTCAAGGCGCAGGCGGTGGAGCCCGAACTCGCCGGCCAAGCACTCGCCCGGATCGGCCGGATCTACGCGATCGAGGAAGACATCCGCGTCCGCAAGCTCGCGGACGCCAACAAGCACCTGCATCGACTGACGCACTCGAAGTTGGAGGTGGAGGCCTTCTTCGAGTGGGTCCGCCAGCGGCTCGAGGACCAGGCGCTGTTGCCGACCAGCCGGTTCGTGCAGGCGCTGGGCTACGCGCACGCGCGCCGACACGCGCTGTCGCTGTTCCTCGGCGATCCGGAGTTGCCGGTCGACACCAACCACCTCGAACGCAGCCTGCGTCCCATCCCGCTCGGTCGGAAAAACTGGATGTTCAGCTGGACCGAACTCGGTGCCCGGCAGATCGGCATCGTGCAGAGCTTGCTCGTGACCTGCCAGTTGCACGACATCAACGCCTACGATTACCTGGTCGATGTCTTGCAGCGCGTCGACCGTCATCCCGCGACCGAGGTCGAGCAACTCACGCCGCGGCTGTGGAAGCAGCACTTCGCCCACCAACGGCTGCGTTCCGAGATCGAGCGCCTCGCGCTCTGA
- a CDS encoding MBL fold metallo-hydrolase: MSKFLAVDRLEVLVLVDNVTDSLSTGTGVVTTEWAGLSAAGRLPVLSGSCTCCAHHGLSLLITARVGSAAHTVLFDTGPEAATFLRNAEILGVDFAAIDAVVLSHGHWDHGGGLVAAIERMSRARRRQDVECFVHPGMFAERALQRPNGELLRFESVPDATDLAKAGARVVNTREPQSIADGAFYLSGEIPRVTTYETGLPGHVRRRDDGRSWEPDPLILDERFVSVHVKGKGQVVFSACSHAGIVNVLEHARSVFPSVPLYGVMGGFHLSGATERIIPETVADLQRFGLRLLAPGHCTGWRAVNAMARAFGDELVPSAVGKRYVV; encoded by the coding sequence ATGTCAAAGTTCCTGGCGGTCGACCGGCTGGAGGTGCTGGTCCTCGTCGACAACGTCACCGACAGCCTGTCGACCGGTACGGGCGTGGTGACAACGGAGTGGGCCGGGCTCTCGGCCGCGGGCCGTCTCCCGGTGCTGTCGGGATCGTGCACCTGCTGCGCCCATCACGGCCTCTCGCTGCTGATCACCGCGCGCGTCGGAAGCGCCGCGCACACGGTGCTGTTCGACACGGGTCCGGAGGCCGCGACCTTTCTGCGCAACGCCGAGATCCTGGGCGTCGACTTCGCGGCGATCGATGCCGTGGTGCTCTCCCACGGGCACTGGGACCACGGCGGCGGCCTCGTGGCGGCGATCGAGCGCATGTCGCGGGCGCGGCGCCGTCAGGACGTCGAATGCTTCGTGCACCCCGGCATGTTCGCCGAGCGCGCGCTGCAGCGGCCGAACGGCGAACTGCTCAGGTTCGAGTCCGTGCCGGATGCTACCGATCTCGCGAAGGCGGGCGCCCGCGTCGTGAACACCCGCGAGCCGCAATCGATCGCGGATGGCGCGTTCTACCTCAGCGGAGAGATCCCGCGCGTCACGACGTACGAGACCGGCCTCCCGGGCCACGTTCGCCGGCGCGACGACGGCCGGTCCTGGGAGCCGGACCCGCTGATCCTGGACGAGCGGTTCGTTTCCGTGCACGTGAAGGGCAAGGGGCAGGTCGTCTTCTCGGCGTGCTCCCACGCCGGAATCGTGAACGTCCTCGAGCACGCCCGTTCCGTGTTCCCGTCGGTGCCTCTCTACGGGGTCATGGGGGGATTCCACCTCTCCGGCGCGACCGAGAGGATCATCCCGGAAACCGTCGCCGATCTTCAGCGGTTCGGCCTCAGGTTGCTCGCTCCGGGCCATTGCACCGGATGGCGGGCGGTGAACGCGATGGCCAGGGCCTTCGGCGACGAACTCGTGCCGTCGGCGGTCGGCAAACGGTACGTCGTCTGA
- a CDS encoding amidohydrolase family protein, which yields MRAGFGKRLLFGSDQMYWPEAIGMAVEAIESAPFLTQDEKRDILYNNAVRFLRIKDR from the coding sequence ATGCGCGCCGGATTCGGCAAGCGCCTGCTCTTCGGGTCCGACCAGATGTACTGGCCGGAGGCCATCGGCATGGCGGTGGAAGCAATCGAATCGGCCCCATTCCTGACACAAGACGAGAAGCGCGACATTCTCTACAACAACGCGGTTCGTTTCCTCAGGATCAAGGACCGCTGA
- a CDS encoding class I SAM-dependent methyltransferase, translating into MDPEVYDRWYETPRGRWIGTRESALVLAELAPRPGESLLDVGCGTGYFTRALASATTGTVTGADVDPRRVDYARRRRDADLSYEVADARALPHPNRSFDLVVAITALCFVDDERRALCEMLRVARRRVAVGLLNRHSLLGWQRARDGGRGGYRGARWHTVREAARLFDGLPAQQVRVRTAIHLPGGGRFARFVERIWPGSFHTGAFILVVADVAR; encoded by the coding sequence ATGGACCCGGAGGTCTACGACCGGTGGTACGAGACGCCGCGCGGCCGATGGATCGGAACGCGCGAGAGCGCGCTCGTGCTCGCCGAACTCGCGCCTCGGCCCGGTGAATCGTTGCTCGACGTGGGATGCGGCACCGGCTACTTCACGCGCGCCCTGGCGTCCGCGACCACCGGGACGGTCACCGGCGCCGACGTCGATCCGCGGCGGGTCGACTACGCGCGTCGCCGCCGAGACGCCGATCTCAGCTACGAGGTCGCCGATGCACGCGCGTTGCCGCACCCGAACCGGAGCTTCGATCTCGTCGTGGCGATCACGGCGCTGTGCTTCGTCGACGACGAGCGTCGCGCGCTGTGCGAGATGCTGCGCGTGGCGCGGCGCCGGGTCGCCGTCGGACTCCTGAACCGTCACAGCCTCCTCGGGTGGCAGAGAGCGAGGGACGGCGGCCGGGGCGGTTATCGGGGAGCGCGCTGGCACACGGTCCGCGAGGCCGCTCGCTTGTTCGACGGCCTGCCGGCGCAGCAGGTGCGCGTTCGCACCGCGATTCATCTTCCGGGCGGCGGGCGGTTCGCCCGGTTCGTCGAAAGGATCTGGCCGGGGTCGTTCCACACCGGCGCGTTCATCCTCGTCGTCGCCGACGTCGCGAGGTAG
- a CDS encoding VOC family protein, protein MNAPAKNTICLWYDRDAESAARFYAETFPDSFVGAVHRAPGDFPSGKKGDVLTVEFTVMGIPCLGLNGGPAFRHNEAFSFQVATTDQAETDRYWNAIVGNGGQESDCGWCKDRWGVSWQITPIALIEAYTNPDRAVARRAFDAMMTMKKIDVAAIEAAVRG, encoded by the coding sequence ATGAACGCGCCGGCGAAGAACACGATCTGCCTGTGGTACGACCGCGACGCCGAGAGCGCCGCGCGCTTCTACGCCGAGACCTTCCCCGACTCGTTCGTCGGCGCGGTCCATCGCGCGCCGGGCGACTTCCCATCCGGGAAGAAGGGGGATGTCTTGACCGTCGAGTTCACCGTGATGGGCATTCCCTGCCTCGGGCTCAATGGCGGGCCGGCGTTTCGGCACAACGAAGCGTTCTCCTTCCAGGTCGCCACCACGGACCAGGCCGAGACCGACCGCTACTGGAACGCGATCGTCGGCAACGGCGGACAGGAGAGCGACTGCGGCTGGTGCAAGGACAGGTGGGGGGTGTCGTGGCAGATCACGCCGATCGCCCTGATAGAGGCCTACACGAATCCCGATCGCGCCGTTGCCAGGCGCGCGTTCGATGCGATGATGACGATGAAGAAGATCGACGTCGCCGCGATCGAGGCGGCCGTTCGCGGCTGA
- a CDS encoding peptide chain release factor 3 — translation MASPAPAPHVPDPKLARDVARRRTFAIISHPDAGKTTLTEKLLLFGGAIQLAGTVKARKSARHATSDWMEVEKQRGISVTSSVMQFEYAGHVINLLDTPGHEDFSEDTYRVLTAVDAAVMVIDAAKGVEAQTIKLLEVCRLRDTPIITFVNKMDREVRSPLELLEEIESVLSIHCAPVTWPLGMGRGFKGVFDLRSDRLLRFAPGEERISDETETIEGLDNPRLDALAPDDVAALRHDVDLLRSASEPFSLPAFLGGRQSPVFFGSGINNFGVREILQALVDWAPPPQPRDAGVRSVAPTETPFTGFVFKIQANMDPRHRDRIAFFRVCSGRYAPGMKVRHLRAEREMKIGNALTFMANERVASEDAVAGDIIGIHNHGALQIGDTLSESGEALAFTGIPYFAPELFRAARSRDPLKTKQLAKGLQELGEEGAIQVFTPESGYSILLGAVGPLQFEIVAHRLATEYKVDALYETPGIATARWLTFPDEGARRDFERRNAASLATDVDGNPVFLATSKYNLQVTMEHFPRVGFHATREHGRQVSHG, via the coding sequence ACCGAGAAGCTGCTGCTGTTCGGCGGCGCGATCCAGCTCGCCGGCACGGTGAAGGCGCGCAAGAGCGCGCGTCACGCGACTTCCGACTGGATGGAAGTCGAGAAGCAGCGCGGCATCTCGGTGACGAGCTCGGTGATGCAGTTCGAGTACGCCGGCCACGTGATCAACCTGCTCGACACGCCGGGCCACGAGGACTTCTCCGAGGACACCTACCGGGTGCTGACCGCGGTCGACGCCGCGGTGATGGTGATCGACGCCGCCAAGGGCGTCGAGGCGCAGACGATCAAGCTGCTCGAGGTCTGCCGCTTGCGCGACACGCCGATCATCACCTTCGTCAACAAGATGGACCGCGAGGTGCGCTCGCCGCTCGAGCTGCTCGAAGAGATCGAATCGGTGCTGTCGATCCATTGCGCGCCGGTCACCTGGCCGCTCGGCATGGGCCGCGGCTTCAAGGGCGTCTTCGATCTGCGCAGCGACCGGCTGCTGCGCTTCGCGCCCGGCGAGGAGCGGATCTCGGACGAGACCGAGACGATCGAGGGCCTCGACAACCCCCGCCTCGACGCGCTCGCGCCCGACGACGTGGCCGCGCTGCGCCACGACGTCGACCTGCTGCGCAGCGCCAGCGAGCCGTTCTCGCTCCCCGCGTTCCTCGGGGGCAGGCAGAGCCCGGTATTCTTCGGCTCGGGCATCAACAACTTCGGCGTGCGCGAGATCCTGCAGGCGCTGGTCGACTGGGCGCCGCCTCCGCAGCCGCGGGACGCCGGCGTGCGCAGCGTCGCGCCGACCGAGACGCCGTTCACCGGCTTCGTGTTCAAGATCCAGGCGAACATGGACCCACGGCACCGCGACCGCATCGCGTTCTTCCGCGTCTGCTCCGGGCGCTACGCCCCGGGAATGAAGGTGCGGCACCTGCGTGCGGAACGCGAGATGAAGATCGGCAACGCGCTCACGTTCATGGCGAACGAGCGCGTCGCCTCCGAGGACGCGGTCGCCGGTGACATCATCGGCATTCACAACCACGGAGCGCTCCAGATCGGCGACACGCTGAGCGAGTCGGGCGAGGCGCTCGCGTTCACCGGCATCCCGTACTTCGCGCCGGAGCTCTTCCGCGCCGCCCGCTCGCGCGACCCGCTGAAGACCAAGCAGCTCGCGAAGGGACTGCAGGAGCTGGGCGAGGAAGGCGCGATCCAGGTGTTCACGCCGGAATCCGGTTACTCGATCCTGCTGGGTGCGGTCGGGCCGCTCCAGTTCGAGATCGTCGCGCACCGGCTCGCGACCGAGTACAAGGTCGACGCGCTCTACGAGACGCCCGGCATCGCGACCGCCCGCTGGCTCACCTTCCCCGACGAAGGCGCGCGGCGAGACTTCGAGCGGCGCAACGCGGCGTCGCTCGCGACCGACGTCGACGGCAACCCGGTGTTCCTCGCGACGTCGAAGTACAATCTTCAGGTGACGATGGAGCACTTCCCGCGCGTCGGCTTCCACGCGACGCGGGAGCACGGCCGACAGGTGTCGCACGGCTGA
- a CDS encoding addiction module protein has product MGERIRATHRSRTTSRSLTPTCDREITEKCVCRCAECKAELKRKAAQLNENERAELALALIESLDGEADVGVEEAWQIEVSNAISRIAAWFCPAASSCSRTLCERLERSSDRMAQ; this is encoded by the coding sequence ATGGGAGAGAGAATCCGCGCGACTCATCGAAGCCGAACAACCTCGCGATCACTGACTCCGACGTGCGATCGGGAAATTACCGAGAAATGCGTCTGCCGATGTGCGGAATGTAAGGCTGAACTGAAGCGCAAAGCCGCTCAGCTTAACGAGAACGAGCGAGCTGAGCTCGCGCTCGCCCTCATTGAGTCACTCGATGGGGAAGCGGACGTGGGGGTCGAGGAAGCGTGGCAAATTGAGGTTTCCAACGCGATTTCCCGGATTGCCGCTTGGTTCTGTCCAGCGGCCTCTTCGTGTTCGAGAACATTGTGCGAAAGGCTGGAGCGATCGTCGGACCGGATGGCTCAGTGA
- a CDS encoding diaminopropionate ammonia-lyase: MIASLVANRHRGARAAASAPMLSLLAPDAVRQVRAFHRSVEGYAPTPLLRLRNLASRLGVKSIYVKDESFRFGLNAFKVLGGSYAIASTLAGRLGVDISRMPYERLISNEVRQRLGDVTFVTATDGNHGRGVAWTAHKLRQKCVVHMPRGAAIERLENIRALGANADIVDMNYDDAVRLSSREADEHGWILVQDTAWPGYEDIPRAIIQGYTTLLAETVEQLEAEHGGERPTHVFVQAGVGSLATAVAGYLANVYGSSSEGGPAIVVVEPGNAACIFETLRAEDGAIRVVKGDLDTIMAGLACGEPVTVGIDLLANCVDFVVSLPDYVAAQGMRVLSNPSRARDGDPAAPPRGPADRNADSRIISGESGAAPLGFAHEVLTRPELADAKRELRIDRESVLYFISTEGDTDRAGFEAIVYDGAHAHPAARQRAATGSAI; the protein is encoded by the coding sequence TTGATCGCCTCGCTCGTCGCGAACCGGCACCGCGGAGCGCGTGCGGCAGCCTCGGCGCCCATGTTGTCGCTGCTCGCGCCCGATGCGGTGCGCCAGGTGCGGGCATTCCATCGATCGGTCGAAGGCTACGCGCCCACGCCGCTTCTGCGCCTGCGCAACCTCGCTTCCCGGTTGGGTGTCAAATCGATCTACGTCAAGGATGAGAGCTTCCGCTTCGGTCTCAACGCATTCAAGGTGCTGGGCGGCAGCTACGCCATCGCTTCGACCCTGGCAGGCAGGCTCGGCGTGGACATCTCGCGGATGCCCTACGAACGGCTCATCTCCAACGAGGTGCGTCAGCGACTCGGCGACGTGACGTTCGTCACCGCCACCGACGGCAACCATGGCCGCGGCGTGGCATGGACCGCACACAAGCTGCGACAGAAGTGCGTGGTGCACATGCCCAGGGGCGCCGCCATCGAGCGTTTGGAGAACATCCGGGCGTTGGGGGCGAACGCGGACATCGTCGACATGAACTACGACGACGCCGTGCGCCTGTCGAGCCGGGAGGCCGACGAGCACGGCTGGATCCTGGTGCAGGACACCGCCTGGCCCGGATACGAGGACATCCCGCGCGCCATCATCCAGGGCTACACGACGCTGCTCGCGGAGACGGTCGAGCAACTGGAGGCCGAGCACGGCGGCGAGCGGCCGACGCACGTGTTCGTGCAGGCGGGCGTCGGATCCCTCGCGACGGCCGTCGCCGGGTACCTCGCCAACGTCTACGGCTCGTCGAGCGAAGGCGGGCCGGCGATCGTCGTGGTCGAGCCCGGGAACGCCGCGTGCATCTTCGAGACCCTGCGCGCCGAGGACGGCGCGATCCGCGTCGTGAAGGGCGACCTCGACACCATCATGGCCGGTTTGGCGTGCGGCGAGCCGGTCACCGTGGGCATCGACCTCCTGGCGAACTGCGTGGACTTCGTCGTGAGCTTGCCCGACTACGTCGCGGCGCAGGGCATGCGGGTGCTCTCCAACCCCAGCCGTGCCCGCGACGGCGATCCGGCGGCGCCGCCTCGCGGTCCCGCGGACCGCAACGCCGACTCGCGCATCATCTCCGGCGAGTCCGGGGCCGCTCCGCTGGGATTCGCCCATGAGGTGCTCACGCGCCCCGAACTCGCCGACGCGAAGCGCGAGCTGCGCATCGACCGCGAGTCCGTCCTGTACTTCATCTCGACCGAAGGCGACACCGATCGTGCCGGATTCGAAGCGATCGTCTACGATGGAGCGCATGCGCATCCGGCCGCGCGCCAGCGGGCGGCGACGGGCAGCGCGATCTAG
- a CDS encoding DUF302 domain-containing protein, whose product MPASHIVRLESPHSFADTVRRLLAALDAKNIKVFATIDQQAEARAVGLAMPPTTLVMFGNPRAGTPLMLANPQAGVDLPLKVLVCESAPGQVAVYFTSAAALIRRHGLPPELEANLVAAERVVEAALGGGAGA is encoded by the coding sequence ATGCCGGCATCGCACATCGTCAGACTCGAGAGCCCGCACTCCTTCGCCGACACCGTGCGGCGCCTGCTCGCTGCACTCGACGCGAAGAACATCAAGGTCTTCGCGACCATCGACCAGCAGGCGGAAGCCCGCGCGGTCGGGCTCGCGATGCCGCCGACCACTCTGGTGATGTTCGGCAATCCCCGGGCGGGTACGCCGCTCATGCTCGCCAATCCGCAGGCCGGCGTCGATCTGCCGCTCAAGGTCCTCGTGTGCGAGTCCGCGCCCGGGCAGGTGGCCGTCTACTTCACGTCCGCGGCGGCGCTCATCCGGCGTCACGGGCTCCCTCCCGAACTCGAGGCGAACCTGGTGGCCGCCGAGCGCGTGGTCGAGGCGGCGCTCGGCGGAGGCGCGGGCGCCTGA
- a CDS encoding amidohydrolase family protein, whose translation MRELIPLAALLLTLLVASPVAEAEPAARSRSPIIDVHLHAFDLPDGEEPPPNPVTGRPSASRTKAELRDASLSALARYNIVKAVTSGPAATVAQWQAAAPERILVGAFVDESHPLPDLSELRAKIRSGQVHVLGELSLQYRGMALNDPRLEPYYALAEELDIPVGVHTGIGPPGTPYLPCFPQFRVTLGNPVLIEEVLVRHPRLRLYLMHGGAPYVQETKAIMSVYPQVYGDLSVINWVLPREEFHAYLR comes from the coding sequence ATGCGAGAGTTGATACCGCTGGCAGCGCTGCTGCTGACGCTGTTGGTCGCATCGCCGGTGGCCGAGGCCGAACCGGCGGCCCGCAGCAGGTCGCCCATCATCGACGTGCATCTGCACGCGTTCGATCTGCCCGACGGAGAAGAGCCGCCACCCAATCCGGTCACCGGGCGACCGTCCGCCTCCCGCACGAAGGCGGAGCTTCGCGACGCGTCGCTCTCCGCGCTCGCTCGTTACAACATCGTCAAGGCCGTGACCAGCGGGCCGGCCGCGACGGTGGCCCAGTGGCAGGCCGCCGCTCCGGAGCGCATCCTCGTCGGAGCGTTCGTAGACGAGTCCCATCCTCTTCCCGATCTGTCCGAACTCCGCGCGAAGATCCGCTCGGGGCAGGTGCACGTCCTCGGGGAACTCTCGCTCCAGTACCGAGGCATGGCGCTCAATGACCCTCGGCTGGAACCGTACTACGCCCTCGCGGAGGAACTCGACATTCCCGTCGGAGTGCACACCGGCATAGGTCCTCCCGGGACGCCGTACCTGCCCTGCTTCCCGCAGTTCCGGGTGACGCTGGGCAATCCGGTCCTGATCGAGGAAGTGCTGGTCCGTCACCCGAGGCTTCGGCTGTACCTGATGCACGGTGGCGCGCCCTACGTGCAGGAGACGAAGGCCATCATGTCGGTCTATCCGCAGGTCTACGGGGATCTCTCGGTCATCAACTGGGTTCTGCCCCGGGAGGAGTTCCACGCCTACCTGAGGTAG